DNA from Rosa rugosa chromosome 6, drRosRugo1.1, whole genome shotgun sequence:
CATCAGGGTTGATTGACGGGTTGGAGCCGAACACTGTACTGCCTATGGTAGTGAAACCAGGAAACTGGCTGCTAAAACTGGCAATGGCTACGGCGTTGACCTTTCCGATGTTAAGCTGGAAGTGAATTTGACCAAATGGGAAGACAAACACATCTCCCTTGTATAACACTTTGCTGAAGAGGCGGTTGCCGTTATCATTGGATGTGACGAAGCCAACGTAGAGAGTGCCTTCCATGACCATAAGGACTTCCGTGGCCCGAGGGTGGATGTGAGGAGGGTTTACTCCACCAAGTGCATAGTCTACGCGAGCGAGGGATACCCCAAGAGTGTTCAGTCCTGCTATTTGCTGCACATTCGCCTGGGTGGCGATGGAACCAAGCGGATTTGATGTGTTTCCGCGCATCCGGAGCCCGGAAAAGAAGAAATCATCGGGTGTTACCATCTTTGGGTCCTTGCAGAATCTCCCATTCACAAACACTGCAATATGGAACATCATATCAGAACATGCATTCATTCATGCAAATACGAAAATTAATCATATAATCCtcttatcctcatatatatGGGAAATATGATATGTACATATGCTAGCGACTACTATATACCAGCAGAAATATCAGTGTTGGTGGTGTTAAGTGCTACACAGAAATCTTGGAGAGGACTAGGATCAAAGGCAGAGACAAGGTGGAAGGTTGCCAATGCCAATAGGGCAAAAGCAGCAGCTGTAGGGCAATGAGCACCTTTCATCATATCGTGATCGCAATACTCGTATATGATAGTGTTTTGTATAAGAGAGATCGAGGTGGGTGAAAATCTTGTATGGAGGAAATGCCTATTTATagatggaagagatggagagaATGTTGTTGTTGACTTCACTTAAATGATTGGCTTAGTCAAAAGTTGTCTCCCATGTGAACTAGCTGCATATGCTAGGTGAATGAAGTTGGCACAGCCGAAAGAATTGAAAATTCTTTGGAGTAGGTAGCCACATGTTTCCTTCATTCCATGTGTGCATGCATGTGCAAAGTAATTATACACATGTAAACAAACAAGGGAATTATTGCAGCCgtatttttttttgatacgcAACATAAAATCAGATACAAAGGCCACGTTGGCCTCCACCGTTTACAGAGTCAAATAAAATAGCCCTGGTGACCGCATGTGGGAAGCGATTCGCCCACCAAACACGATCAGGATAAATGTGGCCAAGAGTAGTAACAGCATCAGCAGCAAAGTTTGCTTCTCGAATTATTGTATGAAGCCATAGAAagagatagagaaagaaaaaaggaagtcaaaaagaaacaaaagaagaatgaaTATGTTTCTTTGACATTGACAGCCAAGATGTGATATGATtgcacgcatttttatgcatgtaatcgtatctaaaatactataattaagctaatcctcaagtcagttattatgtaattaatctattttttatattttgtaggaaataagcggagttgcggaaatcGAGATAAAATTGTTCAAAGTGGAGTGAACTGGAGTTTTTGGCAAAATTACGAAATAGTTTAATCATtactttaattaattaatcatcactttgattaattaatccttGCTTTGATTAATACATGATTggataatgattaattaatcatttgaGTTAGCCATCACTGCCATCACGTGCAAGGAGCAGCAATTAAGCCATGCTTTGCTTAATTGACTTTAGCCACTCACATGCTGCCACGTGGCAGATACCCCTTTTCTTTCTCTAAGTGCAAACACGCAGATAGCACACGTGCAGACTATCAATTATCCTCATCAGTCACCACCCATATATATAACCCTCTCATATCCATCCCGGAGAGAACCCTAGACCAACAGCCGCACCAGACCACACCAAATagaggcagcccctttgggctgctctctctcctctcgtccttctcctccatttttcataatagttttagttttcttttgggtattCATAGAATTTCTCACACAACCTTCAATGATTCATCAAAAGctacaagattcaagctttaggtatttgtgggagttgtaattcaagggaaGTCATATTAGCTCCCTAGCTAATTGTGGCTACCTTTGtgttctcctacacttctataatattttctctttgaattttgtatctttgatgttcatatttatgggttgtg
Protein-coding regions in this window:
- the LOC133718896 gene encoding germin-like protein subfamily 1 member 18, with the translated sequence MMKGAHCPTAAAFALLALATFHLVSAFDPSPLQDFCVALNTTNTDISAVFVNGRFCKDPKMVTPDDFFFSGLRMRGNTSNPLGSIATQANVQQIAGLNTLGVSLARVDYALGGVNPPHIHPRATEVLMVMEGTLYVGFVTSNDNGNRLFSKVLYKGDVFVFPFGQIHFQLNIGKVNAVAIASFSSQFPGFTTIGSTVFGSNPSINPDVLTTAFQLDKNVVQYLQNQSWFDNN